The following coding sequences lie in one Fusarium poae strain DAOMC 252244 chromosome 1, whole genome shotgun sequence genomic window:
- a CDS encoding hypothetical protein (TransMembrane:1 (o12-33i)): MGSLSTDAIVTIISTIPGLLLSSLSAWFAYAAIRRRHVGSNDIETSTVGPVLIRMDTASLTASSIALQLPPVPAVQSQFENANSPGVFRRPPSQKLEHILQQCRDVSSI; encoded by the exons ATGGGCAGTCTTTCCACAGATGCTATCGTAACTATCATCAGTACAATTCCTGGATTACTTCTGTCGTCTTTGAGTGCTTGGTTCGCATACGCAGCCATCCGACGTCGCCATGTCGGCAGCAATGATATCGAGACCTCAACCGTCGGTCCCGTTTTGATACGGATGGATACCGCTTCTTTAAC CGCATCGTCTATTGCTCTTCAACTTCCGCCTGTACCAGCAGTACAGTCTCAGTTTGAGAACGCAAATTCACCAGGCGTATTTCGACGCCCACCAAGTCAAAAGCTCGAGCATATCTTGCAGCAGTGTCGGGATGTCTCGTCCATTTAG